Below is a genomic region from Mycolicibacterium neworleansense.
GATGGCCACCAGGACGCCGGCGTCGACGGCATCCTCGACCAGCAGACGACGGATCAGCGGCAGCGTGGGCGCGAGCGGATGCGCGTTGCGCAATTCGGTCAGCGCGGCCGCCGCGGCGGCCGCCCGGGTGCCCAGGTCGGGATCCACCCCGGTGGCCAGGCTGCGCTGCCAGCTCTCCACGATGACGCGACGCACCGGGGTGGAATCCAGCGAAGCGGCGTCCACCTGGCCCTCGATGAACAGGTCATGGATGGCGCGCACCTTCGCCGGAAGGGCCCGGGTGGACATCCGGCCTCCCGCGTTCCTCGATGCGGCCACGGCGATCATCTCTCCCGGCGTCGGGCCATGGGTATGGCATTCACGCGTAACCGCCAGGATAGTTGACCCGTCTGGGCCTGTGATGGATACCACCCGCTGGTCAGCAGCCAGAACTCGGGGAAACCGGTCCGCTACCCGTATAGTCGGGGCACGGCGGCTTGTCTGTTCTGCCTTTGCCGCCTTCTCGATCGTCACACCGAGCGCCGCGAGATATCACTCGCGCCGGGCAGGACGACCGCCCTCTATTTTCGGAGCTTTCATTTTGTCTGTCCAAGAAACCCCGGGCACCGCTGTGCCCACATTCGCCGAGCTCGGCCTGCCCGCCGAGATCGTCGCCACCCTCGCCGCGAACGGAATCGAGACCCCCTTCCCGATCCAGGCCGCGACCCTGCCCGATTCACTCAAAGGCCGCGATGTCCTCGGCCGCGGCCGGACCGGGTCCGGCAAGACGTATGCGTTCCTGTTGCCCCTGGTGGCGCGGTTGGCGACCAGCGGCACCCGCCGGGCGCCGAACCGCCCCCGCGCGCTGATCCTGGCGCCCACCCGTGAACTGGTCACCCAGATCGAGGCCTCGCTCACCCCGCTGGCCAAGGCCACCGGCCTCCGGTCGGTCAACATCTTCGGTGGCGTGGGCCCCAACCCGCAGATCTCCGCGCTCAGAAGTGGCGTGGACATCGTGATCGCTTGCCCGGGCCGGCTCGAAGACCACATGCGGTCCGGCCACGCCGACCTGTCCGCGGTCGAGGTCACCGTGCTCGACGAGGCCGACCACATGGCCGACCTCGGCTTCCTGCCCGGCGTGAAGCGCCTGCTGGACCGCACGCCGAAAGACTGCCAGCGCCTGCTGTTCTCGGCCACTCTCGATGCCGGGGTCGACGTACTGGTCAAGCGCTATCTGCACGACCCCGTGGTGCACAGTGTCGATTCGGCGCAGTCCCCGGTGACCGCGATGGTCCACCACGTGCTGCACGTGGACAACGCCGCACGGGTCAACGTGGTTGCCGATCTGGCTGCCGCCCCGGGCCGGACCATCGTGTTCGCCCGCACCAAGCACGGTGCGAAAAACCTGACTCGCCAGCTCAATTCGCGTGGCGTGTCGGCAGTTGAGCTGCACGGCAACTTGTCTCAGAATGCCCGCACCCGGAACCTGACGGCGTTCTCCGACGGATCGGCGGCAGTTCTGGTGGCCACCGATATCGCCGCCCGCGGGATCCACGTCGACGACGTGAGCCTCGTGGTGCACGCCGATCCGCCGGTCGAGCACAAGGCCTACCTGCACCGGTCCGGGCGCACGGCCCGCGCCGGGAACGAGGGCACCGTGGTGACCCTCATGCACGACGCGCAGGTTTCCGATGTGCGCACCCTGACCAAGAAGGCCGGCGTCAAGCCCACGATCACCCGGGTGAACGGAACCGATCATCCGGTGCTTCGCGAGATCGCCCCCGGCGACCGCGTTTTCGGTGATCCCATTCGTCCCGAGCCGGTCGCCCAGGCCGCTCCGGCGCCGCGGCGCGGGGGCAACCCGGTCCGGATCCGGTGGTGGCGCCGGCGGCCAACAGCGCGGTGGACACCGCCGCCCCCGCCGCGCAGGCGATTCCAACTCCAGCCGCTAGACCGTCGCCAGAACGGAAGTGTGCGGTCCCGCTCGGTCCTCTCCACCGAACGGGACCGCACCGGCTTTTCCGAACCTGTCACACACGCCAGGCGTTGGCGGCACTGCGATCGGTGGCGTCCACTTCGTCGGCACCGTCGCGCACCGCATTGCCCAGGGAGAACAGGATCTCGTTGAGGGCCGCCGCGGCCTGGTTCCAGCGCGCCTGCTCGACTGCATAGGCTTGCGCTGCTTCGCGGGTCCAGACCTGCTGCAGCGGCGCGATCTGGGAACGTAATTCGTCGAGTGCGGCATTGAACCGGCTCGAGGTGGTGTGGATCTCCTGGCGGACCGAGTACTCGATCTCGCCGAAGTCATAGGACAGAACGTGATCCATCGCCGGGGCCGGTCAGATTCCGTCACCGACGGTGCCCAGCCGCTGCGCGTGCATGTCGGCAGCCGCGCGCAACGTGCGCTCATTGGTCCGGATCGTCTCCGCGATACGGCTCAACGTGGTGTGCAGGGTCAGCGATTCACTGTTCCAGCGGTCAACCACACTGCGAAAGCGCACCGCAGCCACCCCGCCCCAGACCGACGGCGGCACGCTGCTCATCTTCCCGATGAATGTCTGCAGCATGGCCCGGACATCGTCGTTGAGCACGTCGATCCGGCCGGCCACGCGATTCATCACCTCGAAGTCGGTGCCCAACGGCCCCGTCGGTCCTGGTGGCATTTCCTCTGCCCCTTCCGGTCTTGTGTTGCGGGATATAACAATTCGACGCAGCAGGGACAGGTTCGGTTCCATCTGATTTCTACAACGCTGTGTGGGCCGAGCGGGTGGCTGCCTCACACGCTGAGCGCACCGCCTCCGCATGCCCGGGAACGCTCTGGCATCCGATCGCGATCCGCACCGCACCGTCGACGAACACCGCCCAACGAATCTCCCGGCCGGTGCGGACCTCCCGGTAGCTGACCACCGGCCGTGCCGCAACGACCGCGGCCGGATCGAAGTCGGTGAAGACCCCATCGGGCTGCCCCTGCAGGGCCCGCCGCAGGATGTCGGCCACCGCACCGTCCCCGACACCGGACTGGGTCAGATGAATCATCACCATCGGATCGGTCGGCGAAACCACCTGAACCCGAGCTGATCCCGGGCCATCGGTGATGCGCCGCACGGTCCACCCGGCCGGGATCTGCACCGCGACCCGTCCCTCGACCAGGACCGCCATCGCCACGCCGTCACCGGGTCCGCCATGAGCGAAGGCGATGGTCCCGAGCACCGCTGCCAGAACCGCTGCGGCACCGATCGCGATCCGGCCCGGCGGTACCCGCCGGCCGATCCTTGCGGCAACGGCCGGTGCCTCGGACGCGAGCGGGGCCTCATGCCAGGCCACGGTGTCGGCCAGGGCGGCCGTGGAGCCGCGACGACGCAGTCCGGCCATCACCGCAGTGCCGAGAGACATCGCTCCGGCGACCTCTGCCGGGGCATCGACGACCACCTCGGCCGACGGCCCGGCAGTCGCAAACACCGCGCGTACCACCGTCTCCGGATCCGGCTCCCCCTCCCCGTGGCGGGCCAGCGTGACGCTTGCGCCGTCGGATCCCGAGACCATGACGACTTCGACGGCGATCTCGACCACCACCCAGGCCGCACTCGTGCACGCCGCGCTCACGACC
It encodes:
- a CDS encoding WXG100 family type VII secretion target; the protein is MDHVLSYDFGEIEYSVRQEIHTTSSRFNAALDELRSQIAPLQQVWTREAAQAYAVEQARWNQAAAALNEILFSLGNAVRDGADEVDATDRSAANAWRV
- a CDS encoding type VII secretion-associated protein, which translates into the protein MTPVVVEVGPVTVRGPGPVSDVAATAVASIDDEIALVDDGPVAVSDLWAEVLVTAAAGARRLTLVFPTWWTADQCERVRVAATASGAEVAVRQRVQVVSAACTSAAWVVVEIAVEVVMVSGSDGASVTLARHGEGEPDPETVVRAVFATAGPSAEVVVDAPAEVAGAMSLGTAVMAGLRRRGSTAALADTVAWHEAPLASEAPAVAARIGRRVPPGRIAIGAAAVLAAVLGTIAFAHGGPGDGVAMAVLVEGRVAVQIPAGWTVRRITDGPGSARVQVVSPTDPMVMIHLTQSGVGDGAVADILRRALQGQPDGVFTDFDPAAVVAARPVVSYREVRTGREIRWAVFVDGAVRIAIGCQSVPGHAEAVRSACEAATRSAHTAL
- a CDS encoding DEAD/DEAH box helicase yields the protein MSVQETPGTAVPTFAELGLPAEIVATLAANGIETPFPIQAATLPDSLKGRDVLGRGRTGSGKTYAFLLPLVARLATSGTRRAPNRPRALILAPTRELVTQIEASLTPLAKATGLRSVNIFGGVGPNPQISALRSGVDIVIACPGRLEDHMRSGHADLSAVEVTVLDEADHMADLGFLPGVKRLLDRTPKDCQRLLFSATLDAGVDVLVKRYLHDPVVHSVDSAQSPVTAMVHHVLHVDNAARVNVVADLAAAPGRTIVFARTKHGAKNLTRQLNSRGVSAVELHGNLSQNARTRNLTAFSDGSAAVLVATDIAARGIHVDDVSLVVHADPPVEHKAYLHRSGRTARAGNEGTVVTLMHDAQVSDVRTLTKKAGVKPTITRVNGTDHPVLREIAPGDRVFGDPIRPEPVAQAAPAPRRGGNPVRIRWWRRRPTARWTPPPPPRRRFQLQPLDRRQNGSVRSRSVLSTERDRTGFSEPVTHARRWRHCDRWRPLRRHRRAPHCPGRTGSR
- a CDS encoding WXG100 family type VII secretion target; translated protein: MPPGPTGPLGTDFEVMNRVAGRIDVLNDDVRAMLQTFIGKMSSVPPSVWGGVAAVRFRSVVDRWNSESLTLHTTLSRIAETIRTNERTLRAAADMHAQRLGTVGDGI